A DNA window from Streptomyces parvus contains the following coding sequences:
- a CDS encoding NB-ARC domain-containing protein yields the protein MRGHEHSVNELSGTVHGFVVQASSVHGGIHVSGPAAREEMPPPWQLPPAVRITDRTDALRALEAHRSRATEEGHPTLAAVSGLGGVGKTAVALAWLHALRPDFPGGQLYADLGAQAPEGPADPGEVVARFLRALGVPAGQVPSALGERVALYRSLTADRRLVVLLDDAATAAQVRPLLPAGRCVTAVTSRRRMPGLSLDGGHVIHLDPLSTDAAVELLDATLADGRVAAQPEEARALVLLCAGLPLAVRIAGARLAARPRQGITSMVRALSEERERLEALAIEGEHDVRAALDLSYRGLPPGAARLYRLLGLHPGREFGVPLARTLLGGDAVEALDALHDANLLVDVAGASGDERYRFHDLVRLHAAERAAQDASAEERTTALLRIGHHYLANACRAEQVVEPGRDSLERAFGRGVEPGSVVEEDLAPAEGQTAAEAALDWLERELPNLMAVVRHARAMGAPELAWQLTDALWPLFPRRKLYREWVEAHREGLLTAEEEGDDEAFCRMLTSGALGRLATGDHSEGLAMFERAAVSFEQRGDALGHARTLNYRGLAHQRLGQLDSAAELFARAADTLPALGDLRAGALARFNLADVALVQGRYEDAAVDAEASRLVLESAGDTYNAARAAGLTGRACVGLGRLDRAEAELSAALSALRAQAAGFEAARVLGGLAQLSERRGQPRQARQLYREALSLYASVGRSGSREAVEAEARLGALEPPEAEARPDAPEPPEPEADARSEPPEAEARPDAPEPPEPEADARSEPPEAEAPPPPPPGTDPSGKGQGGAGA from the coding sequence ATGCGGGGGCACGAGCACAGCGTCAACGAACTGAGCGGAACGGTGCACGGCTTCGTGGTCCAGGCGAGCAGCGTGCACGGCGGTATCCATGTGTCGGGGCCCGCGGCGCGGGAGGAGATGCCGCCGCCCTGGCAGTTACCGCCCGCGGTCCGGATCACCGACCGCACGGACGCGCTCCGCGCCCTGGAGGCGCACAGAAGCCGGGCCACGGAGGAAGGACATCCCACGCTGGCCGCGGTCAGCGGTCTCGGCGGCGTGGGGAAGACCGCGGTCGCGCTGGCCTGGCTGCACGCCTTGCGCCCCGACTTCCCCGGCGGTCAGCTGTACGCCGATCTGGGCGCGCAGGCTCCGGAGGGTCCGGCCGATCCCGGCGAGGTGGTGGCACGGTTCCTGCGGGCGCTGGGCGTCCCGGCCGGCCAGGTGCCGTCGGCGCTGGGCGAACGGGTCGCGCTCTACCGGTCGTTGACCGCGGACCGGCGGCTCGTGGTGCTACTGGACGACGCGGCGACCGCGGCCCAGGTGCGGCCGCTCCTCCCGGCGGGGCGGTGCGTGACGGCGGTGACCAGCCGCCGGCGGATGCCGGGGCTCAGCCTCGACGGGGGCCATGTCATCCACCTGGACCCCCTCTCCACCGATGCGGCGGTCGAACTGCTCGACGCGACCCTCGCCGATGGCCGGGTCGCCGCCCAACCAGAGGAGGCGCGGGCGCTCGTCCTGCTCTGCGCGGGGCTGCCGCTCGCGGTGCGCATCGCCGGGGCGCGGCTGGCGGCCCGTCCCAGACAGGGCATCACCTCGATGGTCCGGGCCCTGTCCGAGGAGCGCGAACGGCTGGAGGCGCTGGCCATCGAGGGCGAGCACGACGTGCGGGCCGCGCTGGACCTCTCCTACCGGGGACTGCCGCCCGGGGCGGCCCGCCTCTACCGGTTGCTGGGGCTTCACCCGGGCCGGGAGTTCGGCGTCCCGCTGGCGCGGACGCTGCTGGGCGGGGACGCGGTCGAGGCGCTCGACGCCTTGCACGACGCGAATCTGCTCGTCGACGTGGCCGGGGCCTCGGGCGACGAGCGCTACCGGTTCCACGATCTGGTGCGGCTGCACGCCGCCGAGCGGGCCGCACAGGACGCCAGCGCCGAGGAGCGGACCACCGCACTGCTCCGCATCGGCCACCACTACCTGGCGAACGCCTGCCGGGCCGAGCAGGTCGTCGAGCCCGGACGCGACTCCCTGGAGCGGGCGTTCGGACGGGGCGTCGAGCCCGGTTCCGTCGTGGAGGAGGACCTCGCTCCCGCGGAGGGGCAGACGGCGGCCGAAGCGGCGCTGGACTGGCTGGAGCGGGAACTGCCCAATCTGATGGCGGTGGTCCGTCACGCGCGGGCGATGGGCGCACCGGAGCTCGCCTGGCAGCTGACCGATGCGCTGTGGCCGCTCTTCCCGCGTCGCAAGCTGTACCGGGAGTGGGTGGAGGCGCACCGGGAGGGGCTGCTGACCGCCGAGGAGGAGGGGGACGACGAGGCGTTCTGCCGGATGCTGACCTCCGGCGCCCTGGGGAGGCTCGCCACGGGCGACCACTCCGAGGGACTGGCCATGTTCGAGCGGGCCGCCGTCTCCTTCGAGCAGCGCGGCGACGCCCTCGGGCACGCGCGTACGCTGAACTACCGGGGGCTGGCCCACCAGCGGCTCGGGCAACTGGACAGCGCGGCCGAGCTGTTCGCCCGCGCCGCCGACACGTTGCCCGCCCTCGGTGACCTACGGGCCGGTGCGCTGGCCCGGTTCAATCTGGCGGACGTCGCCCTGGTCCAGGGGCGGTACGAGGACGCGGCCGTGGACGCCGAGGCCTCCCGCCTCGTCCTGGAGTCGGCCGGCGACACGTACAACGCGGCGCGGGCGGCCGGCCTGACCGGGCGGGCGTGTGTGGGTCTGGGCAGGCTCGACCGGGCGGAGGCCGAGTTGTCGGCGGCGCTGTCCGCGCTGCGGGCGCAGGCCGCCGGGTTCGAGGCGGCCCGCGTGCTCGGAGGGCTGGCCCAGCTCTCCGAGCGGCGCGGGCAGCCACGTCAGGCCCGGCAGCTCTACCGGGAGGCGCTGTCCCTGTACGCATCGGTCGGACGGTCCGGGTCGAGGGAGGCGGTCGAGGCGGAGGCCCGGCTGGGCGCGCTGGAGCCGCCGGAAGCTGAGGCCCGGCCGGATGCGCCGGAGCCGCCGGAACCGGAAGCGGACGCCCGGTCGGAGCCGCCGGAAGCTGAGGCCCGGCCGGATGCGCCGGAGCCGCCGGAACCGGAAGCGGACGCCCGGTCGGAGCCGCCGGAAGCGGAGGCTCCACCTCCCCCGCCCCCGGGGACGGACCCGTCCGGGAAGGGGCAGGGCGGGGCCGGCGCGTAG
- the glyA gene encoding serine hydroxymethyltransferase — protein MTTRPITATATTTTPRHPALAASDPELAALIGAEERLQADTLRLIPSENYVSAAVLEASGTVLQNKYSEGYPGKRYYEGQQVIDQVETLAIRRARALFGMDHANVQPYSGSPANLAAYLAFLQPGDTVLGMSLPMGGHLTHGWDVSATGRWFRGVRYGVRRDTGRIDLDEVRDLALAERPKLIFCGGTAVPRTIDFAGFAEIARETGAVLVADIAHIAGLIAGGAHPSPAGHADVVSTTTHKTLRGPRGAMLLSTAEHARAIDRAVFPGLQGGPHNQTTAAIAVALGEAATAGFCSYAHQVVANARSLGEELAARGFDLVSGGTDNHLLLIDLTNKDVPGKTAAKALDRAGIVVNYNTVPYDPRKPFDPSGIRVGTPALTSRGVPASAMGTVATWITTAVDAARTGDESAIRKVREEVKDLMDAYPAPGLPVG, from the coding sequence ATGACCACCCGGCCCATCACCGCCACCGCGACCACCACCACGCCCCGCCATCCGGCCCTCGCCGCCTCCGACCCGGAACTGGCCGCCCTGATCGGCGCGGAGGAGCGGCTCCAGGCCGACACCCTGCGGCTGATCCCCAGTGAGAACTACGTCTCCGCCGCCGTCCTCGAAGCCTCGGGCACCGTGCTCCAGAACAAGTACTCCGAGGGCTACCCCGGCAAGCGGTACTACGAGGGCCAGCAGGTCATCGACCAGGTCGAGACGCTGGCGATCCGCCGCGCCCGGGCCCTTTTCGGGATGGACCACGCCAACGTCCAGCCGTACTCCGGCTCCCCGGCCAACCTCGCCGCCTACCTGGCCTTCCTCCAGCCCGGTGACACCGTCCTCGGCATGTCCCTCCCGATGGGCGGCCACCTCACGCACGGCTGGGACGTCTCGGCCACCGGCCGCTGGTTCCGGGGTGTCCGGTACGGGGTCCGCCGGGACACCGGCAGGATCGACCTGGACGAGGTCCGCGACCTCGCCCTCGCCGAACGGCCCAAGCTCATCTTCTGCGGCGGTACGGCCGTTCCCCGCACGATCGACTTCGCGGGGTTCGCGGAGATCGCCCGCGAGACGGGCGCCGTCCTGGTCGCGGACATCGCGCACATCGCCGGCCTGATCGCGGGCGGCGCGCACCCCTCGCCCGCCGGTCACGCGGACGTCGTCTCCACCACCACGCACAAGACCCTGCGCGGCCCGCGCGGCGCGATGCTGCTCTCCACCGCCGAGCACGCCCGCGCCATCGACCGCGCGGTCTTCCCCGGCCTCCAGGGCGGCCCGCACAACCAGACCACGGCCGCCATCGCGGTCGCCCTCGGCGAAGCCGCCACGGCCGGCTTCTGCTCCTACGCCCACCAGGTCGTGGCCAACGCCCGATCCCTCGGGGAGGAGTTGGCCGCCCGTGGCTTCGACCTGGTCTCCGGCGGCACCGACAACCACCTGTTGCTGATCGACCTCACGAACAAGGACGTCCCCGGCAAGACCGCGGCCAAGGCCCTCGACCGAGCGGGCATCGTCGTCAACTACAACACCGTCCCCTACGACCCCCGTAAGCCCTTCGACCCCTCCGGCATCCGGGTCGGCACGCCGGCGCTCACCTCGCGGGGCGTCCCGGCCTCCGCGATGGGCACGGTCGCCACCTGGATCACCACGGCGGTCGACGCGGCACGCACGGGCGACGAGAGCGCGATCAGGAAGGTGCGGGAAGAGGTGAAGGACCTGATGGACGCCTACCCGGCACCGGGGCTGCCGGTCGGCTGA
- a CDS encoding DUF262 domain-containing protein: MHAQETTFSKLVHGETQFQVPLYQRTYTWQRDELSQLWDDVLELVEDKRAGNEPAAHFLGSVVLAPERVAAGGMQRWLVVDGQQRLTTLMLAFTALRDRHRARGREKKAARIHDLILVNSYQDGNDHYRLLPTQADREAFVACVDSLPTAGGAGNIGGAYRFFLTVLTEGEETAEEDGSGERWIGAVESVLRDLLSIVSITAAEGDNVYRIFESINNTGVGLSQSDLLRNYLFMCLPRRGEAVYRNLWLPMQELLGPTRLELLVWLDLVVGGDSRAKQSEIYRDQKKRLEPLSSDEEALEAEVLRLRVRAGRLMRIVEPWRESDPRLRDILERLARWSGQTHYPLALLLLDRLDEGDCAPGEAATALSYAESYLVRRLFAGNSTTGNNRTFMQLPKDVERELENGRPLADAVRHALSARSGTGVWPSDAAVRQSIRSRPFYKSGRSNQRFEVLRRFEESFGATEPVDFTKAKLTVEHVLPQQPAQQWFDLLAEEAGESESPEELHAQLVHTLGNLTLSGDNARLSNHPFHRKQQILDSSALRMNQRIAGVERWGRTEILARADELAELAVELWPGPLDGVVHADAEWAGWGELRQALLSMPAGTWTTYGDLATLVGTHAVAVGNHISTRPALHGAYRVLMADGKISPGFRWPEGHTGASDPRAVLEREGVPFDDRGRARRSHRLTASDLATLVGREDFGNEAPAPAPETAGADGDSAATRFEKLLHDNQTPDTVAGVLSCLRFWTERGGTLAYGRRSETSCSPTLSLPGTRARSVWPLALYPVTGTAEVVFQHLKRRPPFDDEQPRRELMGRLNAVPGIDLAAAKLDLRPAFPLEVFAEHGEELRGILEWFAHTVEAGGARAGAEEAARGDGGAA, translated from the coding sequence GTGCACGCCCAGGAGACGACGTTCAGCAAGTTGGTCCACGGTGAGACGCAGTTCCAGGTTCCGCTCTACCAACGCACCTACACATGGCAGCGCGACGAGCTGAGTCAGTTGTGGGACGACGTCCTGGAACTCGTCGAGGACAAACGGGCGGGCAATGAGCCGGCGGCGCACTTCCTCGGGTCGGTCGTCCTCGCGCCGGAACGGGTCGCGGCGGGCGGAATGCAGCGCTGGCTCGTCGTGGACGGCCAGCAGCGGCTCACCACACTGATGCTCGCCTTCACCGCACTGCGGGACCGCCACCGGGCACGTGGGCGTGAAAAGAAGGCCGCCCGTATCCACGACCTGATCCTGGTCAACAGCTACCAGGACGGGAACGACCACTATCGCCTGCTGCCCACGCAGGCCGACCGTGAGGCGTTCGTCGCCTGTGTGGATTCCCTCCCCACGGCCGGAGGAGCGGGGAACATCGGCGGCGCCTACCGGTTCTTCCTCACTGTTCTGACCGAAGGTGAGGAGACCGCCGAGGAGGACGGCTCCGGCGAGCGGTGGATCGGTGCCGTGGAGTCCGTCCTCCGCGACCTTCTCTCCATCGTGTCGATCACCGCCGCCGAGGGCGACAACGTCTACCGGATCTTCGAATCCATCAACAACACCGGCGTCGGGCTGAGCCAGAGCGACCTGCTCCGCAACTACCTCTTCATGTGTCTGCCCAGACGTGGCGAGGCCGTCTACCGCAACCTGTGGCTTCCGATGCAGGAACTGCTGGGACCGACCAGACTGGAGCTCCTCGTCTGGCTCGACCTGGTCGTCGGAGGCGACAGCCGGGCCAAGCAGAGTGAGATCTACCGGGACCAGAAGAAGCGCCTCGAACCGCTGAGTTCCGACGAGGAGGCGCTGGAGGCGGAGGTCCTCCGGCTGCGGGTGAGGGCGGGACGCCTCATGCGGATCGTCGAACCGTGGCGGGAGAGCGATCCGCGTCTGCGCGACATCTTGGAACGCCTCGCCCGCTGGAGCGGCCAGACGCACTACCCGCTGGCGCTCCTCCTGCTCGACCGGCTGGACGAGGGGGACTGCGCACCCGGCGAAGCGGCTACTGCCCTTTCCTATGCCGAGAGTTACCTGGTGAGGCGTCTGTTCGCTGGCAACTCCACCACCGGCAACAACCGGACCTTCATGCAACTGCCCAAGGATGTCGAGCGGGAACTCGAGAACGGGCGCCCGCTCGCCGACGCCGTACGCCACGCCCTTTCCGCCAGAAGCGGGACGGGCGTCTGGCCCTCCGACGCCGCGGTGCGGCAGTCGATCCGCAGCCGCCCCTTCTACAAGTCGGGCCGGTCGAACCAGCGGTTCGAGGTACTGCGCCGGTTCGAGGAGAGTTTCGGCGCCACCGAACCCGTCGACTTCACCAAGGCGAAGCTGACCGTCGAGCACGTGCTGCCGCAGCAGCCCGCCCAGCAATGGTTCGACCTTCTCGCCGAGGAGGCCGGGGAGAGCGAGAGCCCGGAGGAGCTGCACGCCCAACTGGTGCACACTCTGGGCAACTTGACGCTTTCCGGGGACAACGCGCGGCTTTCCAATCATCCTTTCCACCGCAAGCAGCAGATCCTGGACTCCAGTGCTCTGCGGATGAACCAGCGCATCGCGGGTGTGGAGCGCTGGGGCAGGACGGAGATCCTCGCCCGCGCCGACGAACTGGCTGAGTTGGCCGTGGAATTGTGGCCGGGCCCCCTCGACGGCGTGGTCCACGCCGATGCCGAGTGGGCCGGCTGGGGCGAGCTGCGCCAGGCGCTGCTGAGCATGCCGGCGGGCACGTGGACGACCTATGGCGACCTGGCGACCCTCGTTGGTACCCACGCGGTCGCGGTCGGCAACCACATCAGTACCAGGCCCGCCCTGCACGGCGCCTACCGCGTGCTGATGGCGGACGGAAAGATCTCCCCCGGATTCCGCTGGCCGGAAGGGCACACAGGTGCTTCCGACCCGCGCGCGGTGCTGGAGCGCGAAGGCGTGCCGTTCGACGACCGGGGCCGCGCCCGCCGCTCCCACCGGCTGACAGCGTCCGACCTCGCCACACTGGTGGGCAGGGAAGACTTCGGGAACGAGGCACCTGCTCCGGCGCCCGAGACGGCGGGAGCCGACGGGGACTCCGCGGCCACCCGCTTCGAGAAGCTGCTGCATGACAACCAGACGCCGGACACGGTCGCGGGAGTCCTCTCGTGCCTCAGGTTCTGGACGGAACGCGGCGGCACGCTCGCGTATGGGAGGAGGAGCGAGACCAGCTGCTCGCCCACGCTGTCCCTGCCCGGTACCCGGGCACGCTCGGTGTGGCCTCTCGCCCTGTACCCGGTGACCGGCACTGCCGAAGTGGTCTTCCAGCACCTCAAGCGTCGACCGCCCTTCGACGACGAGCAGCCCCGGCGCGAGCTCATGGGCCGCCTGAACGCCGTGCCGGGCATCGACCTCGCGGCGGCCAAGCTGGATCTGCGTCCCGCGTTCCCGCTGGAGGTGTTCGCCGAGCACGGAGAGGAACTCCGCGGCATTCTGGAGTGGTTCGCGCACACGGTCGAGGCGGGCGGGGCCCGCGCGGGCGCCGAAGAGGCCGCACGGGGCGACGGAGGCGCTGCATAG